A genomic segment from Sulfuritalea hydrogenivorans sk43H encodes:
- a CDS encoding HNH endonuclease → MNRHPLILTLDQHGVPHRWVSWQHACIYVARDLVAWDAGDTHFTFYGGTNRVTGERSELATSSIIAIRGKALSGKSLHPTPPLSNRELFHRDRHICAYCAREFTSQRLTRDHILPVSQGGRDTWMNVVTACRHCNQTKSGRTPEQARMELVYAPYVPNKAEYLILCNRNILADQMDFLARHVPSQSRVRAA, encoded by the coding sequence ATGAATCGCCATCCGCTGATCCTTACCCTCGACCAGCACGGAGTTCCCCACCGCTGGGTGAGTTGGCAGCACGCCTGCATTTACGTCGCGCGCGATCTGGTCGCCTGGGACGCGGGGGATACTCATTTCACCTTCTACGGCGGCACCAATCGCGTCACCGGCGAGCGTTCCGAACTGGCCACCAGCAGCATCATCGCGATTCGCGGCAAGGCCCTCTCGGGCAAGTCCCTGCATCCGACCCCGCCGCTGTCCAACCGCGAACTGTTCCATCGCGACCGACACATCTGCGCCTACTGCGCGCGCGAGTTCACCTCGCAGCGACTCACCCGCGACCACATCCTGCCGGTCTCGCAGGGCGGACGCGACACCTGGATGAACGTGGTCACCGCCTGCCGGCATTGCAACCAGACCAAGAGCGGACGCACCCCGGAACAGGCTCGCATGGAGCTGGTCTATGCGCCTTATGTACCCAACAAGGCGGAATACCTGATCCTCTGCAACCGCAACATCCTGGCCGACCAGATGGACTTCCTGGCCCGCCACGTTCCATCCCAAAGCCGCGTCCGCGCGGCCTGA